The Triticum aestivum cultivar Chinese Spring chromosome 3A, IWGSC CS RefSeq v2.1, whole genome shotgun sequence genome includes a region encoding these proteins:
- the LOC123058740 gene encoding protein G1-like7 encodes MDSSGPGPSSSVVGGGSAPDVAPKPPAQLSRYEAQKRRDWNTFLQYLRNHKPPLTLARCSGAHVIEFLRYLDQFGKTKVHVAGCAYYGQPSPPAPCPCPLRQAWGSLDALIGRLRAAYEESGGAPESNPFAARAVRIYLREVRDSHAKARGIPHEKKKRKRAPQAAEASGSSAGAGAVFDRDVEGSAGDGTLAASAAQVGAGDGGSTAPSIP; translated from the coding sequence ATGGATTCCTCCGGCCCCGGCCCGTCATCCTCggtcgtcggcggcggcagcgcgccGGATGTTGCGCcgaagccgcctgctcagctgagCAGGTATGAAGCGCAGAAGCGCAGGGACTGGAACACGTTCCTGCAGTACCTGCGGAACCACAAgccgccgctgacgctggcgcggTGCAGCGGCGCGCACGTGATCGAGTTCCTCAGGTACCTGGACCAGTTTGGCAAGACCAAGGTGCACGTCGCTGGCTGCGCCTACTACGGCCAGCCCAGCCCGCCGGCGCCGTGTCCGTGCCCGCTGCGCCAGGCGTGGGGGTCCCTCGACGCGCTCATCGGCCGCCTGCGCGCTGCCTACGAGGAGAGCGGCGGCGCGCCGGAGTCAAACCCCTTCGCCGCGCGCGCCGTCCGGATCTACCTGCGCGAGGTGCGCGACTCGCACGCCAAGGCGCGCGGGATCCCGCACGAAAAGAAGAAACGGAAGCGCGCGCCGCAGGCCGCTGAGGCATCTGGTTCATCGGCTGGCGCCGGAGCAGTCTTCGACAGGGACGTCGAGGGTAGCGCCGGCGATGGTACTCTTGCTGCGTCCGCCGCGCAGGTTGGAGCTGGAGACGGTGGCAGTACTGCACCGAGCATCCCTTGA